A genomic stretch from Patagioenas fasciata isolate bPatFas1 chromosome 8, bPatFas1.hap1, whole genome shotgun sequence includes:
- the AIFM2 gene encoding ferroptosis suppressor protein 1 — protein MGSGLSVDDSVRVVVVGGGFGGTAAASLLQSRAVPFVLVDVRDAFHHNVAALRAAVASGFARKTFISYSVTFGDSFRQGEVVGIDPARQQVLLSDGEELHYSHLILATGSDGPFPGKFNQVIDMESAIQTYEDMVKEIEKSERILVVGGGAAGVEMAAEIKTEYPAKEVTLIHSKVVLADVELLHSVRQEAKEILLRKGVRLLLGERVSDVESLTPNRFQKDMVVRTERGTEVVVDMVVLCTGIKINSSAYAAAFGDKLASNSALKVNKHLQLEGYDNIYAIGDCADLKEPKMAYHAGLHANVAVTNIINSLTHKPLKTYEPGSLTFLLAMGKDDGVGQVNGYYVGRLLVTIAKSRDLFVSKSWKTMGQTMPS, from the exons ATGGGGTCCGGCCTGTCCGTGGACGACTCGGTGCGGGTGGTGGTGGTCGGGGGAGGCTTCGGAGGCACGGCGGCCGCCAGTCTTCTCCAGTCTCGGGCCGTCCCCTTCGTGCTAGTGGACGTGAGAGACGCTTTCCATCACAATGTGGCCGCCCTCCGCGCCGCCGTGGCCAGCG GGTTTGCCAGGAAGACTTTCATCTCCTACTCCGTCACCTTTGGGGACAGCTTCCGACAAGGCGAGGTTGTTGGCATAGACCCTGCGAGGCAACAAGTCTTGCTCAGCGATGGTGAG GAGCTTCACTACTCCCATCTCATTCTTGCAACAGGCAGTGATGGGCCATTTCCTGGGAAGTTCAACCAAGTCATTGACATGGAAAGCGCCATCCAGACCTATGAAGACATGGTTAAGGAG ATTGAGAAATCTGAGCGCATCCTGGTGGTGGGAGGTGGTGCTGCTGGAGTGGAGATGGCTGCGGAGATCAAAACCGAGTACCCAGCCAAAGAG GTCACCCTCATTCACTCAAAGGTCGTGCTAGCTGATGTGGAGTTGCTACATAGCGTCCGTCAGGAGGCCAAAGAGATTCTCCTCAGAAAAGGAGTGCGCCTCCTGTTAG GTGAAAGGGTCAGCGATGTGGAAAGCCTCACACCAAACCGTTTCCAGAAGGACATGGTAGTAAGGACAGAAAGGGGCACCGAGGTGGTTGTTGACATGGTGGTCCTGTGCACAGGGATAAAGATTAATTCTTCAGCATATGCTGCTGCATTTG GGGACAAACTGGCGAGTAACAGCGCTTTGAAGGTTAACAAGCACCTCCAGCTGGAAGGCTATGACAACATCTATGCCATTGGGGACTGCGCAGATCTGAAAGAACCGAAGATGGCCTACCATGCTGGGCTCCACGCCAATGTCGCCGTGACAAATATCATCAACAGCCTGACACATAAGCCTCTTAAAACCTACGAACCAG GGTCACTGACATTCCTGCTTGCAATGGGCAAGGATGATGGCGTTGGCCAGGTGAACGGTTACTATGTGGGACGTCTCTTGGTGACCATTGCTAAGAGCAGGGACCTGTTTGTCTCCAAGAGCTGGAAGACAATGGGACAGACGATGCCTTCTTAA